Part of the Deinococcus fonticola genome is shown below.
ACGCGATGGAAACCACCAATTCCCTGCGGCACATCTACGGGTTCAAGAAGGACGGGGGGATGCTGCTGGAGATGGCCCGCACCCGCCCGGAATCCTTCGACGCCGTGCCAACCGCGGCGGACGACGTGGCCCTGATCGCGTTCACGTCCGGCACGACCGGCCAGCCCAAGGGCTGTATGCACTTCCACCGCGACATCCTGGCGATCTGCGACACCTTCGCCAAGTACATCCTGAAAGCGGAGAGGGAGGATGTGTTCATCGGCAGCCCGCCATTTGCCTTCACCTTCGGGCTGGGGGTTTCCCTGCTGTTTCCGCTGCGCATCGGCGCAACGACGGCTTTAGTCGAGAACGGTTCGCCGCCGAACCTGGCGCAGGCCATCGCCCAGTTTGGCGCCACGGTGTGCAGCACGGCCCCGACCAGTTACCGCATGCTGGCCTCGATGCCGGACCTGAGCGGCCTGAAAACCCTGCGCAAGTGCGTCTCTGCGGGCGAGGCCCTGCCCGCCGCCACCCGGCAACTCTGGCGCGAGAAAACCGGCATTGAGCTCATCGACGGCATCGGCGCCACCGAGATGCTGCACATCTTCATCAGTGCCGACGAGCAGGACGCGCGGCCCGGTTGCACCGGCAAGGCCATTCCTGGCATCCGGGCGTGCGTGCTGGACGACAACGGCCAGCCTCTGCCGCCCGGTCAGGCCGGCCGCCTGGCGGTGAAAGGCCCGGTGGGGTGCCGTTACCTGGACGATGAACGGCAGGCGGTGTACGTGCAGAACGGCTGGAACATCACCGGGGACACCTACGTGCTGACCGGGGACGGGTACTTCGAATACCAGGCCCGCAGTGACGATATGATCGTTTCCAGCGGGTACAACATCGCCGCGCCCGAAGTCGAGGGGGCCTTGCTGCGCCACCCCGCCGTGGCCGAGTGCGCCGTGGTGGGCTTCCCGGACGACCTGCGTGGGCAGGTGGTGAGCGCGTTCGTGGTGCTCGCGCCGAACCACCAGCCCAGCGACCTGCTGAAAAAAGAGTTGCAGGCGTTCGTGAAAGACGAAATCGCGCCGTACAAGTACCCGCGCCGCATCGAATTCCGCAGCGCGCTGCCGAAAACCGCGACGGGCAAACTCCAGCGTTTCCAGCTGCGGCCACAGGCCGAGTCGAGCTCTTAGAACAGTTCTCCGAATGACGCGCTCTGTGGAAGAGCACCCCAGATCGCTCCATTCTTCGTCCTGCTCATCTGAATTCACTCGCTCTGCTCGAACAAAAGCACTGCGTTCTTTTGTCAAATGCTGTAATCCTTTTCAGGAGGAAATGTATGCGAAAAGTGGCGATCGTGGGGGCGGGGCAGGCGGGCTTGCAACTGGCGCACGGCCTGTTGCAAAAGGGCTTCAGCGTGACGCTGGTGTCGGACCGCACGCCGGAGCAGTTCGAGCAGGGGCGCGTGCTGAGTACCCAGTGCATTTTCGGCGATGGCCTGGACACCGAGCGCAGGCTGGGCCTGAACCACTGGGAAGGCCAAGGGGGCGAGGTAGAGACGTTCTCCGTGAACGTGGCCCATCCCGGCGTGCCGGGGGAACGGCTGATGCACTTCTCGTCGCCGCTGGAATTTCACGGTCACGCCGTCGATCAACGCGTGAAATTCGCCGGGTGGCTGCGGGCTTTTCAGGAAGCGGGCGGGACGGTCGTCATGCAGGCCGCCACGCCGGAAAGTGTGGATGACCTGGCCGCCACCCACGACCTCACCCTCATTTCTGCCGGGAAGGGCGACCTGGGGAAACTGTTCCGGAAGAACCCGGAACGCACGCCCTACGACGCGCCGCAGCGCCAGTGCAGCCTGGTGTACGTCAGGAATGCCGCGCCGCGCGAGAACGGCCAGGGGGTATCGGCCAACCTGATCCCCGGCGCCGGCGAGATTTTTATTATTCCGGGCCTGACCCAGGACGAGCAGGGCCGCCCACTCTCTTACGACTCCCTGCTGTTCGAGGCGATTCCCGGCGGCCCGATGGACATTTTCCGCGACGTGAAAGACCCGCAGGAACTCACCGCGAAACTCAAGGACTACATTCAGC
Proteins encoded:
- a CDS encoding styrene monooxygenase/indole monooxygenase family protein → MRKVAIVGAGQAGLQLAHGLLQKGFSVTLVSDRTPEQFEQGRVLSTQCIFGDGLDTERRLGLNHWEGQGGEVETFSVNVAHPGVPGERLMHFSSPLEFHGHAVDQRVKFAGWLRAFQEAGGTVVMQAATPESVDDLAATHDLTLISAGKGDLGKLFRKNPERTPYDAPQRQCSLVYVRNAAPRENGQGVSANLIPGAGEIFIIPGLTQDEQGRPLSYDSLLFEAIPGGPMDIFRDVKDPQELTAKLKDYIQQFIPWEAERLKDAELTDAQAWLMGGVKPEVRFPVATLPSGRPVMGLGDTVIVNDPITGQGSGTAAKAADHYLTRILERGDQPFDEAWMTQTFEDFYNDYAQFTCMWTNAMLAPPPEHVLNYFGAAQNVPSLAGLFCNAFNRPRTLFPWLGDPQAAADLVAEHTARAQANA
- a CDS encoding AMP-binding protein, encoding MKLSPSAHEDSFARDHLPPPEQWPELIFELPELHYPERLNAAVELLRLAAEQPDKPALLADGQVWTYRELDVRSNQLAHILRDEMDLKPGNRVLLHGPNTPMLAACWFAILKAGGIVVSTMPLLRGHELAKVISKARISHALSDVTCRTAVHDAMETTNSLRHIYGFKKDGGMLLEMARTRPESFDAVPTAADDVALIAFTSGTTGQPKGCMHFHRDILAICDTFAKYILKAEREDVFIGSPPFAFTFGLGVSLLFPLRIGATTALVENGSPPNLAQAIAQFGATVCSTAPTSYRMLASMPDLSGLKTLRKCVSAGEALPAATRQLWREKTGIELIDGIGATEMLHIFISADEQDARPGCTGKAIPGIRACVLDDNGQPLPPGQAGRLAVKGPVGCRYLDDERQAVYVQNGWNITGDTYVLTGDGYFEYQARSDDMIVSSGYNIAAPEVEGALLRHPAVAECAVVGFPDDLRGQVVSAFVVLAPNHQPSDLLKKELQAFVKDEIAPYKYPRRIEFRSALPKTATGKLQRFQLRPQAESSS